Proteins found in one Aspergillus chevalieri M1 DNA, chromosome 2, nearly complete sequence genomic segment:
- a CDS encoding uncharacterized protein (COG:S;~EggNog:ENOG410PSUB;~InterPro:IPR036957,IPR001510;~PFAM:PF00645;~go_function: GO:0003677 - DNA binding [Evidence IEA];~go_function: GO:0008270 - zinc ion binding [Evidence IEA]), with protein sequence MNTHTLTRYHRKAHRHQHCGIDFQRSAWVSISLSTSPHLSNSCLPSLQPLLSIPSSQKIEVQLIPSVIEEVSCDFQLHISFVPHCVSRREAELRCRVIRPRMGSYRLEEASTGRAGCQNKECKDSKTKIAKGELRFGTWVDTERIQAFMWRHWGCVTPKLIGNLNETIDEEGGGGDEKDYTAIDGYEDLPDELQEKVRGALEQGHVDDEDWKGDVEMNRPGKTGFRVRKKAGATAKKDDEEKEPPKTKKRGKAQDDEHEEGTEKPAKKTKKDARGTKKAAKEEPESENAEEGSENEEEKPARKSRSRATKTTSANRKKQDDAAEEDKDEQMADAEVPAEEKPKRGGRKKRAT encoded by the exons ATGAATACCCATACCTTGACTAGATACCATCGCAAGGCACACAGGCACCAGCACTGCGGCATTGATTTTCAGCGCAGTGCGTGGGTCTCAATCTCTCTTTCGACCTCACCTCATCTCTCCAACTCCTGTCTTCCTTCCTTACAGCCTCTGTTGTCTATTCCATCTTCTCAGAAGATAGAAGTACAACTGATACCTTCAGTCATAGAAGAGGTATCTTGTGATTTTCAATTACACATCTCCTTCGTTCCGCACTGCGTGTCCCGTCGCGAAGCTGAATTGCGGTGTCGCGTTATTCGTCCAAGGATGGGTTCTTATCGCTTAG AGGAAGCCTCCACCGGCCGGGCCGGCTGTCAGAACAAAGAATGCAAAGACTCCAAAACCAAGATCGCCAAGGGCGAGCTCCGTTTCGGTACCTGGGTCGATACTGAACGTATCCAGGCTTTTATGTGGAGACACTG GGGCTGCGTCACCCCCAAACTCATTGGCAACCTAAACGAGACTATTGACGAGGAAGGTGGCGGTGGTGATGAGAAGGATTACACTGCCATCGACGGCTACGAGGATCTCCCCGACGAACTGCAGGAGAAGGTCCGTGGTGCGTTGGAGCAGGGCcatgttgatgatgaggattggAAGGGT GACGTCGAAATGAACCGTCCCGGCAAGACGGGCTTCCGTGTTCGCAAGAAGGCTGGTGCTACAGCG AAGAAAGAtgacgaagaaaaagaacccCCTAAAACCAAGAAACGCGGCAAAGCCCAAGACGACGAACACGAAGAAGGAACTGAAAAACCAGCCAAGAAGACCAAAAAGGATGCCCGCGGTACCAAGAAAGCCGCAAAGGAAGAGCCTGAATCTGAAAACGCTGAAGAGGGATCTGAgaatgaggaagagaaacCTGCGAGGAAGAGTCGCAGCCGTGCTACTAAGACTACCAGTGCTAACAGGAAGAAGCAGGATGACGCTGCTGAGGAAGATAAGGACGAGCAGATGGCTGATGCTGAGGTACCTGCTGAGGAGAAGCCGAAGCGGGGAGGACGGAAGAAGAGGGCAACCTAA
- a CDS encoding bifunctional AAA family ATPase chaperone/translocase BCS1 (COG:O;~EggNog:ENOG410PG2M;~InterPro:IPR014851,IPR003959,IPR003960,IPR027417, IPR003593;~PFAM:PF08740,PF00004;~go_function: GO:0005524 - ATP binding [Evidence IEA];~go_function: GO:0016887 - ATPase activity [Evidence IEA]) translates to MEPNGPPNAPGLSSSGDLIQQRKDAVQAAAQSPRDGSYLSQLTNNPFFTAGFGLAGLGAGLSFAQKGLRHGAALLRRRMLVDVEISIKDDSYPWFLHWMTLYQQSHNSARTTAAKSSFMDSLLQRLTPGMRHLSIQTQKVEHSNGAIHTHFALVPGPGKHVLRYKNAFIFVNRMREAKSVDLQTGRPWETITLTTLYSHRHVFEELFTEAHAYAAKAHEGKTTIYNSWGTEWRPFGQPRRKRPLESVVLDEGVKERIVTDVKDFLDSGSWYHDRGIPYRRGYLLYGPPGTGKSSFIQALAGELDYDIAILNLSERGLTDDRLNHLLTIVPNRTLVLLEDVDAAFANRRQTDVDGYRGANVTFSGLLNALDGVASAEERVLFLTTNHVDRLDPALVRPGRVDMTVRLGAVTRYQVGCLWDRFYGELDTTGAYRHTFLTKLEELGLIEDENGQQADRSRTTSAAALQGLFLYNKDNMEGAISMAEALTYSVHEEAMEN, encoded by the exons ATGGAGCCAAATGGACCGCCCAATGCTCCGGGGCTGTCCTCGTCTGGCGATCTGATCCAGCAAAGGAAAGATGCCGTCCAGGCGGCGGCGCAGTCCCCCAGAGACGGAAGCTACCTGTCCCAGCTCACCAACAATCCTTTCTTCACGGCG GGCTTTGGTCTCGCAGGTCTTGGAGCTGGTCTGAGTTTCGCCCAAAAAGGCCTTCGACATGGCGCCGCACTCCTCCGAAGACGGATGCTCGTGGATGTCGAAATCAGCATCAAGGACGATTCCTACCCGTGGTTTCTGCACTGGATGACACTATACCAACAATCTCACAATTCTGCTCGGACAACGGCTGCCAAGTCCAGCTTCATGGACTCGTTACTGCAACGGCTAACGCCCGGGATGCGCCATCTCTCTATCCAAACGCAAAAGGTAGAACATTCGAACGGAGCGATTCACACACATTTCGCGCTAGTTCCGGGACCTGGGAAGCACGTGTTGCGTTATAAGAATGCGTTCATTTTCGTCAATCGAATGCGCGAGGCCAAGTCTGTAGATTTGCAGACGGGTCGGCCGTGGGAGACTATTACATTGACTACGCTTTATTCTCATCGACATGTTTTTGAAGAGCTCTTTACGGAGGCACACGCATATGCTGCTAAGGCACATGAAGGAAAGACAACCATTTATAACAGTTGGGGTACGGAATGGAGGCCATTTGGACAACCACGGCGGAAGCGTCCGTTGGAATCAGTCGTTCTTGACGAAGGCGTCAAGGAGCGCATCGTTACGGATGTTAAGGATTTCCTGGACAGCGGCTCGTGGTATCACGATCGTGGGATTCCCTATCGTCGTGGGTATCTACTTTATGGGCCACCGGGAACAGGGAAAAGTTCGTTTATCCAGGCCCTGGCCGGCGAGTTGGACTACGACATTGCAATCCTGAATCTTAGTGAGCGTGGACTGACCGACGACCGCCTGAATCATCTCCTCACCATCGTCCCCAATCGGACACTAGTATTACTGGAAGATGTGGATGCAGCCTTCGCCAACCGTCGACAAACAGACGTAGATGGCTACCGCGGCGCTAACGTGACCTTCTCCGGTCTCCTCAATGCTTTGGATGGCGTTGCTAGCGCCGAGGAGCGTGTCCTATTCTTGACTACAAATCACGTCGACCGTCTCGATCCGGCTCTTGTCCGACCCGGCCGGGTAGACATGACTGTCCGCCTGGGCGCCGTGACTCGCTACCAAGTTGGCTGTCTCTGGGATCGGTTCTACGGGGAACTCGATACAACTGGCGCTTATCGACACACATTCCTCACGAAATTGGAGGAACTCGGACTAATCGAGGACGAGAATGGTCAGCAGGCCGATCGGTCGAGAACCACCAGCGCAGCTGCTCTACAGGGCTTGTTTTTATATAATAAGGATAACATGGAGGGAGCTATTTCGATGGCTGAAGCTCTGACGTACTCGGTACACGAAGAAGCCATGGAAAATTGA
- the CCT3 gene encoding chaperonin-containing T-complex subunit CCT3 (COG:O;~EggNog:ENOG410PGNN;~InterPro:IPR002423,IPR027410,IPR027413,IPR017998, IPR002194,IPR027409,IPR012719;~PFAM:PF00118;~go_function: GO:0005524 - ATP binding [Evidence IEA];~go_function: GO:0051082 - unfolded protein binding [Evidence IEA];~go_process: GO:0006457 - protein folding [Evidence IEA]): protein MQAPVVVMNTNAGDRQVGRKAQLSNIAAAKTVADIIRSCLGPKAMLKMLLDPMGGIVLTNDGHAILREIEVSHPAAKSMIELSRTQDEEVGDGTTTVIILAGEMLAQALPQLERNIHPVVIISAFKRALADALAIVEEVSTPVDIDNDDEMYKLIQSSIGTKFVSRWSKLMCDLALKAVRTVSFDAGGGKQEVDIKRYARIEKIPGGQIEDSEVIDGVMVNKDITHPKMRRRIENPRIVLLDCPLEYKKGESQTNIELTKEDDWNRILQIEEEQVKHMCDAVLALKPDVVITEKGVSDLAQHFFARANVTALRRVRKTDNNRIARATGATIVNRVDDLQESDVGTQCGLFEIEKIGDEYFTFMRKCQTPKACTILLRGPSKDILNEVERNLQDAMSVARNVIFHPRLSPGGGALEMAVSVKLGQLAKSIEGVQQWPYKAVADAMEVIPRTLAQNAGASPIRVLTRMRAKHVEGQVNWGLDGDTGNLVDMQEYGVWEPEAVKMQSIKTAVESACLLLRVDDICSGKSAQQAGVGVGGGDD from the exons ATGCAAGCACCAGTGGTGGTAATGA ACACCAATGCTGGTGACAGACAGGTTGGTCGTAAAGCACAGCTCTCGAATATTGCCGCTGCTAAGAC TGTCGCCGATATCATTCGATCATGCCTTGGCCCCAAGGCCATGTTGAAGATGCTGCTGGATCCGATGGGTGGTATCGTCTTGACCAATGATGGGCATGCTATTCTGCGAGAAATTGAAGTGTCGCACCCGGCCGCGAAGAGTATGATCGAGCTTAGCCGTACTCAGGATGAGGAAGTTGGAGATGGAACCACAACTGTTATTATTCTGG CCGGTGAAATGCTTGCCCAGGCCCTCCCTCAACTCGAACGCAACATCCACCCGGTCGTCATCATCTCGGCTTTCAAGCGTGCTTTGGCAGACGCCCTTGCTATTGTGGAGGAGGTTTCGACGCCCGTCGACATCGACAACGATGACGAGATGTATAAGCTGATCCAGTCGTCTATCGGGACGAAGTTCGTGTCGAGGTGGTCGAAACTCATGTGCGACTTGGCTCTCAAGGCCGTCCGGACAGTCTCCTtcgatgctggtggtggAAAGCAAGAGGTCGACATCAAGCGCTACGCCCGTATTGAAAAGATTCCCGGTGGTCAGATTGAGGACAGCGAGGTCATTGATGGTGTGATGGTCAACAAGGATATCACGCATCCCAAGATGCGGAGAAGAATAGAGAACCCCCGGATCGTCCTTCTGGACTGCCCGCTGGAGTATAAGAAGGGAGAGTCTCAAACAAACATTGAGCTTACGAAGGAGGATGACTGGAACCGGATTTTGCAAATCGAGGAAGAACAGGTTAAGCACATGTGCGATGCTGTCTTGGCTCTGAAGCCCGACGTTGTCATCACCGAGAAGGGTGTCTCTG ACCTCGCCCAGCACTTCTTCGCCAGGGCCAATGTCACAGCCCTCCGCCGTGTGAGAAAGACCGACAACAACCGTATTGCCAGAGCCACTGGCGCAACAATTGTGAACCGTGTGGACGATCTCCAGGAATCCGACGTCGGTACCCAGTGCGGTCTGTTCGAGATCGAGAAGATCGGTGACGAATACTTCACTTTCATGAGAAAATGCCAAACACCCAAGGCATGCACTATCCTTCTGCGGGGTCCCTCCAAGGACATCCTTAACGAGGTCGAGCGTAACCTGCAGGACGCCATGTCCGTTGCCAGGAACGTTATCTTCCACCCCCGCCTGTCccctggtggtggtgctttGGAGATGGCGGTTTCCGTTAAGCTGGGCCAGTTGGCCAAGTCGATTGAGGGTGTCCAGCAATGGCCGTACAAGGCCGTGGCTGACGCCATGGAGGTTATTCCCCGGACATTGGCCCAGAATGCTGGTGCCAGCCCCATCCGTGTCCTGACCCGCATGAGGGCCAAGCACGTCGAGGGCCAGGTGAACTGGGGTCTTGACGGCGACACGGGTAACTTGGtcgacatgcaggaatacgGTGTCTGGGAGCCTGAGGCTGTTAAGATGCAGAGTATCAAGACAGCTGTCGAG TCCGCATGCCTACTCCTCCGTGTTGATGACATTTGCAGTGGCAAGTCCGCACAGCAGGcgggtgttggtgttggcggTGGTGATGATTAA
- a CDS encoding putative Zn-dependent hydrolase/oxidoreductase family protein (COG:S;~EggNog:ENOG410PICU;~InterPro:IPR024884,IPR036866,IPR001279;~PFAM:PF13483,PF12706;~go_function: GO:0008270 - zinc ion binding [Evidence IEA];~go_function: GO:0070290 - N-acylphosphatidylethanolamine-specific phospholipase D activity [Evidence IEA]) produces the protein MRSYQRWFFFFRKQTRSTPCSNLLLARRNMSSSTAAVLYALTVTTSPTSPGPEDATKKSHHLQEGFKNPWDSWYQHDFFGILGHMVHRRISGKGNVPDTKPPTVSVQKPEFLPSRETSNLRATWLGHACYYVEFPSGLRVLFDPVFEDRCSPCSFMGPKRYTKMPCEIKDIPVIDAVVISHNHYDHLSYPTVKEIFERHPNCHFFAPLGNKAWFSSCGINNMTELDWWDERDIILSPSQRPAPAAGVEMPDGASEAKNADIKARIGCLPCQHTSARGLFDRSKTLWSSWSIESGGRKVYFAGDTGYRAVPELPDDVDDHAPEYNFPACPAFKQIGQYRGPFDLGLIPIGAYQPRYIMSPMHADPHDSVQIFKDTKCQRALGMHWGTWVLTEEDVLEPPRKLREYLRKEHIAEEGVFDICDIGESREF, from the exons ATGCGTTCATACCAGCgctggttcttcttctttcgtAAACAGACTAGAAGTACACCTTGCTCCAATTTACTCCTCGCGAGACGCAATATGAGTTCGTCAACAGCGGCTGTCCTCTATGCCCTCACGGTCACTACTTCTCCAACCTCTCCAGGGCCGGAGGATGCAACAAAGAAGAGTCATCACCTCCAGGAAGGGTTCAAGAACCCATGGGA TTCGTGGTACCAGCATGACTTCTTTGGAATCCTTGGACACATGGTGCA CCGCCGCATATCTGGCAAAGGTAACGTTCCCGACACGAAACCTCCAACAGTATCGGTCCAAAAACCCGAGTTCCTCCCCTCTCGAGAAACATCGAATCTACGAGCAACATGGCTAGGTCATGCATGCTACTACGTCGAATTCCCCAGCGGCCTACGAGTTCTTTTCGATCCGGTCTTTGAGGACCGCTGTTCCCCTTGCTCTTTCATGGGCCCAAAGCGCTACACGAAAATGCCGTGTGAAATCAAAGACATACCCGTTATCGACGCAGTCGTGATCTCGCATAACCACTACGATCACTTGTCCTATCCAACAGTGAAGGAGATCTTTGAGCGGCATCCGAATTGTCATTTCTTCGCTCCGCTAGGGAATAAGGCGTGGTTCAGTAGCTGTGGAATTAACAACATGACTGAGTTGGACTGGTGGGATGAGCGCGATATCATTCTTTCGCCGTCGCAAAGGCCAGCGCCAGCTGCGGGAGTGGAAATGCCAGATGGTGCTTCTGAAGCGAAGAATGCGGATATCAAAGCTCGCATTGGCTGTTTGCCGTGTCAGCACACGAGCGCACGGGGTCTTTTCGATAGGTCCAAGACATTATGGTCTTCATGGTCCATCGAATCGGGGGGACGTAAGGTCTATTTTGCTGG CGACACCGGCTACAGAGCCGTTCCCGAACTCCCCGACGATGTTGACGACCACGCCCCGGAATACAACTTCCCCGCCTGTCCTGCCTTCAAACAAATCGGCCAATACCGCGGCCCCTTCGACCTAGGTCTAATCCCAATCGGCGCATACCAGCCTCGATATATCATGAGTCCCATGCACGCTGACCCACACGACTCTGTACAAATCTTCAAAGATACCAAGTGTCAGCGAGCGCTGGGTATGCACTGGGGTACGTGGGTGCTTACTGAGGAGGACGTTTTGGAGCCGCCGAGGAAGTTGAGGGAGTATTTGAGGAAGGAGCATATTGCTGAAGAGGGAGTTTTTGATATTTGTGATATTGGGGAGAGTCGGGAGTTTTAG
- a CDS encoding uncharacterized protein (COG:S;~EggNog:ENOG410PQ3T;~InterPro:IPR009548;~PFAM:PF06658;~go_function: GO:0003725 - double-stranded RNA binding [Evidence IEA]) encodes MSEPGPESIPTSADRRSNRPLKRRALNTPHSEQASQISSLFRDPSKELKLPEASRQKTASNLPPPPEIVANVQGSSAGAGSGEFHVYKASRRREYERLRLMQSEVDREKGDEEWEKEREETRRRDEEKTEKNRKRREKRNATKKKSNGKKGGGAGAGANGNGNGDNGGERMAVDDTGVDAHAGAHGAGVVEETPGVIIHED; translated from the coding sequence ATGTCCGAACCAGGCCCCGAATCCATCCCCACAAGCGCCGACCGCCGCAGCAATCGCCCTTTAAAACGCCGCGCCCTCAACACCCCGCACTCTGAACAAGCCTCCCAaatctcctccctcttccgCGACCCCTCCAAAGAACTCAAACTCCCCGAAGCCTCGCGCCAAAAGACCGCGTCCAACTTACCCCCGCCGCCCGAAATCGTCGCGAATGTTCAGGGGTCGTCGGCTGGTGCGGGATCTGGAGAATTTCATGTGTACAAGGCGAGTCGGAGGAGGGAGTATgagaggttgaggttgatgcAAAGTGAGGTTGACCGGGAGAAGGGGGATGAGGAatgggagaaggagagggaggagacgaggaggagggatgaggagaagacggagaagaatcggaagaggagggagaagagaaatgcgacgaagaagaagagtaatgggaagaagggaggtggtgctggtgctggtgccaATGGGAATGGGAATGGGGATAATGGTGGTGAGAGGATGGCTGTTGATGACACTGGGGTGGATGCTCATGCTGGTGCTCATGGTGCAGGTGTTGTGGAGGAGACGCCGGGTGTTATTATCCATGAGGATTGA
- a CDS encoding uncharacterized protein (COG:S;~EggNog:ENOG410PU4S;~TransMembrane:1 (o610-634i)) has protein sequence MSQFRLFPPLTPTSTTKDNLPSRGGRGRKVLVGSSSPSTSTVLEDLRGSRKTDAVLRQIGENAKAIQPPKPPPKAHVTKPALKSDIFGGANGRDGERQEPERLALSSSSTLADNRSPGRFSALSIPIKSIFPRYNPNLPLSEQEYYPQISDSNSRSRQKPKGLVLSPEPEIDRALGPKTVPASVMEFLPGLLDSVEVHYSSAIDLQGLWEAANGQRLENQTASFKLRLTRTDPTTFTFSDPQHQHPFYTLRLTTPAELTISRTNPTKPTNSIPIMTLALKDRTRREHPNDGLVSIVSSRLAAMLAVEQADEVARKQHLTPSEALDAQRKALKRAEEQESCRLAWNHDLRLYTLEHPSFSKQATPDLISAAGIPLSPARPKGPGAVHITVSTPSPSPTHTTKQPQSQPSTILATAPTPSNSTSTGSARLAPTPRTSMLPLTDTDDPLASLDLSTRTLCISSNAVIATIPSLYAIDSVVAGILAVAVVDEGSRGVLMGMEMGTGCQNQGTRQELFTTVAEREDVAMGCDLVERFESGPNTGAVNDDKQEPSNSDTKPPFWNRLRKPRPQKPKQKNKQIVIEEFDLEKYGRYGPSSSREGEKLPSIARGVLRVLFWGLDLVVKMLTAMVKMLAWILVNLTRCVTSERF, from the exons ATGAGCCAATTCCGCCTCTTCCCCCCTCTCAccccaacatcaacaaccaaagaCAACCTCCCCTCTCGAGGCGGCAGAGGCAGAAAAGTCCTAGTCGGCAGCTCCTCCCCATCTACATCAACAGTTTTAGAGGACCTAAGGGGCTCTCGGAAAACGGATGCTGTGCTCCGCCAAATCGGGGAGAATGCGAAAGCCATCCAGCCACCAAAACCACCGCCAAAGGCGCATGTTACCAAACCGGCTTTGAAATCTGATATATTTGGCGGTGCGAATGGAAGGGATGGGGAGAGACAAGAGCCGGAGCGGTTAGCTTTGTCCAGCTCAAGTACGCTTGCGGACAATCGGTCACCGGGGCGGTTTTCGGCATTGAGTATTCCCATCAAATCGATCTTCCCACGGTATAATCCGAATCTGCCTCTCAGCGAGCAGGAATATTATCCTCAGATATCAGACAGCAACTCGAGATCTCGTCAGAAACCAAAGGGTCTAGTCCTTTCGCCAGAACCGGAGATCGACCGTGCCCTAGGTCCAAAGACCGTGCCGGCAAGCGTGATGGAATTCCTACCGGGTCTTCTCGACTCTGTCGAGGTGCATTATTCCTCTGCGATAGACCTTCAAGGCCTCTGGGAAGCTGCCAATGGCCAACGACTGGAGAACCAAACCGCAAGCTTCAAATTACGTCTTACACG AACCGACCCAACAACATTCACATTCAGCGacccccaacaccaacaccccTTCTACACCCTCCGACTTACCACCCCCGCCGAACTAACAATCTCCCGAACAAACCCCACCAAACCAACAAACAGCATCCCAATCATGACCCTAGCCCTCAAGGACCGCACCCgccgagagcacccaaacgACGGCCTCGTCTCAATAGTCTCCTCTCGTTTAGCAGCAATGCTTGCCGTCGAACAGGCCGACGAAGTCGCAAGAAAGCAACATCTAACCCCATCAGAAGCACTAGACGCACAAAGAAAAGCACTCAAGCGAGCAGAGGAGCAGGAATCTTGTCGCTTGGCATGGAATCATGATCTCCGATTATACACACTCGAGCACCCATCATTCTCAAAACAGGCGACGCCAGATCTCATCAGCGCAGCTGGTATCCCTCTTTCACCTGCACGCCCGAAGGGCCCTGGTGCTGTACATATCACCGTctcaacaccatcaccatcaccaaccCATACTACAAAGCAACCCCAATCCCAACCATCAACAATCCTAGCAACAGCACCGACGCCCTCAAACTCCACATCGACGGGATCTGCTCGTCTCGCACCAACACCACGTACCTCAATGCTCCCCCTCACGGACACAGACGATCCATTAGCATCTTTGGATCTCTCTACCAGAACACTATGTATATCCTCGAATGCAGTGATTGCAACAATACCATCGCTGTACGCGATTGACTCTGTGGTTGCGGGGATTCTTGCTGTCGCTGTTGTGGATGAGGGGAGTCGAGGCGTGCTTATGGGGATGGAGATGGGAACTGGGTGTCAGAACCAGGGTACAAGGCAGGAGTTATTTACGACGGTTGCAGAGAGGGAGGATGTGGCGATGGGATGTGATCTTGTGGAGAGGTTTGAATCGGGTCCTAATACTGGCGCTGTCAACGACGACAAGCAAGAACCCAGCAATAGCGATACCAAGCCCCCCTTCTGGAACAGGCTTCGCAAACCACGACCCCAAAAACCGAAACAAAAGAACAAACAAATCGTAATCGAAGAATTCGACCTGGAGAAATATGGCCGCTACGGACCTAGTTCCTCACGGGAGGGAGAGAAACTACCCTCTATCGCACGGGGAGTGTTAAGGGTATTATTCTGGGGGTTAGATCTGGTGGTTAAAATGCTCACGGCGATGGTCAAGATGTTAGCTTGGATACTGGTCAATCTGACGAGGTGTGTTACTAGTGAACGGTTTTGA
- the PNS1 gene encoding choline transporter-like family protein (COG:I;~EggNog:ENOG410PHF7;~InterPro:IPR007603;~PFAM:PF04515;~TransMembrane:11 (o97-118i139-162o174-195i202-220o240-272i307-324o373-391i403-424o430-449i470-494o506-527i);~go_function: GO:0022857 - transmembrane transporter activity [Evidence IEA];~go_process: GO:0055085 - transmembrane transport [Evidence IEA]): MSGQAASYYNPSQGFEEAPQQPPQPYQQPFYNLQQQQQQQQQQQQQQQQQQQQQQYAPYPNQGVAESKPPENPPTYNQAVYGFDEAFKIEKPKLNDLWAGLLLIAVFLGYVAISGLTIHRYAKYKGFNGGGIYDAGNEVSLNTNTLVLFIFVLCVAIAFSWAYFMGARFFPKTFIWVTGILNIVLALATGIYYICRKQYGGGIAFLIFGIFALVCFISWIPRIPFTAFMLQTSMDVTRKYGHVFVVSAIGGIVAVAFAAWFSVTLVAIYVAYEPTSSSSGRAGAVDGLSDTSTVSNPSCSNGGCSRARVIGLVVYVTFAMYWFSEWIKNTVHTTIAGIYGSWYYFCGEGPGGQGGKNMPKGSTRGAFKRATTYSFGSISLGSLFIAIINMMRQACSIAQRHEAAEGNIVGCVFAWILGSCISLLDWLVTLFNRYAFCHIALWGKAYIPAAKDTWAMMRDRGVDALVNDCLMGPVLTMGSVGVSYICALLAYLYLQFTNPGYNADGNFTAVIMAFAFVIGLQVAQILLTPVGSGIETIFAAMAWDPEVMMREHPGLYQELVKVYPRVQQAIHA; this comes from the exons ATGAGTGGACAGGCGGCTAGTTATTATAATCCTTCTCAAGGCTTTGAGGAGGCTCCTCAGCAGCCTCCTCAGCCTTACCAACAGCCCTTCTACAACctacagcaacaacaacagcagcaacaacaacaacagcagcaacaacaacagcagcagcagcagcagcagtacgCGCCCTACCCCAACCAGGGCGTTGCTGAATCAAAACCCCCCGAGAACCCGCCCACATACAACCAAGCCGTCTACGGCTTCGACGAGGCATTTAAAATCGAGAAACCCAAGCTCAACGATCTCTGGGCTGGTCTTTTG CTCATAGCAGTCTTCCTCGGCTACGTCGCTATATCTGGTCTCACTATTCACCGCTATGCTAAATACAAAGGCTTCAACGGTGGTGGTATCTACGACGCCGGTAATGAAGTCTCGCTCAACACGAACACACTAGTGCTATTCATATTCGTTCTCTGTGTCGCGATTGCGTTTTCTTGGGCTTATTTTATGGGCGCGCGATTCTTTCCGAAAACCTTCATCTGGGTGACTGGGATTTTGAATATTGTTCTTGCGCTCGCGACGGGAATTTACTATATCTGTCGCAAGCAGTATGGCGGTGGAATTGCGTTTCTGATATTCGGTATATTCGCTTTGGTTTGTTTCATCAGCTGGATACCCCGGATCCCCTTTACGGCGTTCATGTTGCAAACGAGCATGGATGTCACGAGGAAATACGGACATGTGTTTGTTGTGAGCGCAATTGGCGGAATCGTGGCCGTCGCCTTTGCAGCCTGGTTCTCCGTCACCCTAGTTGCGATTTACGTCGCCTATGAGCCgacaagcagcagcagcggtcGCGCGGGCGCAGTCGACGGTCTCTCAGACACTAGCACCGTGAGCAATCCCTCCTGCAGCAACGGCGGCTGCAGTCGTGCACGGGTCATCGGGTTGGTCGTGTACGTGACTTTCGCAATGTACTGGTTCAGCGAGTGGATTAAGAATACTGTGCACACAACCATCGCTGGTATCTACGGCTCGTGGTACTACTTTTGCGGCGAGGGCCCAGGCGGACAGGGAGGCAAGAACATGCCCAAGGGGTCGACGCGGGGTGCGTTCAAGCGCGCAACAACCTACTCTTTCGGCAGCATCAGCTTAGGAAGTTTGTTCATTGCGATTATCAACATGATGCGGCAGGCATGTTCTATTGCGCAGCGGCATGAGGCCGCAGAGGGGAATATCGTTGGCTGCGTGTTTGCCTGGATCCTAGGATCCTGCATAAGCCTCCTCGACTGGCTCGTCACTTTATTCAACCGCTACGCCTTCTGCCACATCGCGCTCTGGGGCAAAGCCTACATCCCCGCTGCAAAGGATACATGGGCGATGATGCGCGATCGCGGCGTCGACGCCCTCGTCAACGACTGCCTCATGGGCCCCGTACTTACAATGGGAAGCGTGGGTGTGTCGTACATTTGCGCGTTACTGGCATACTTGTACCTCCAGTTTACGAATCCCGGGTATAACGCGGACGGCAATTTCACGGCGGTGATTATGGCATTTGCGTTTGTGATTGGGTTGCAGGTTGCGCAGATTCTCCTGACACCGGTGGGATCTGGCATTGAGACGATTTTTGCGGCTATGGCGTGGGATCCGGAGGTTATGATGCGGGAGCATCCAGGGTTGTATCAGGAGTTGGTGAAGGTCTATCCGAGGGTGCAGCAGGCTATTCATGCTTAG